The DNA segment TGTGCCTTGCGGCCTGGGTGTCGGTGGTGGCCCTGTTCGGCCTGAACCGCCATTACGGCCTGCAGATGGCCCTGATGGGGGCTCTGGCCGGGCTGTTTGTGACCGGCTTCTTCGGCTGGCTGCCCAAGTACCTGCCGGAGCTTTACCCCACCCGGATCCGGGCCTCCGGACAGGGCTTCAGCTTCAACATCGGACGCGTGTTGACCGGCTTCGGCGTCCTCGGGGCCGGCAGCCTGGTCAGTGCCTTTGGCGGCGACTACCGCTGGGGGGCCATGACCATCGCAACCGTGTATCTGCTGGGTCTCATCGTGATCGCCTTCGCCCCTGATACCGGCGGAAAGATGCTGGTGGAGAATCCCCAGAGTCCCTCGCCTGGGCTGGCCTTCGAGACCCAAATGGCAGCCAGCGAATCGTCAGGGGCGGATCGGAGGTGACCAAGATGAGCACGAGGGCGACCGATGCCCGATGCGTCGCCGCGACGCTGTACCTCCTCCCGGTTCAGACCCGCGTACCGCTGAAGTTTGGACCGGAGACGCTCACGCATGTCACTTGCGCCCGCGTCTGCCTGAAGGTGAAGGATGGCCGCGGCCACATCGCCGAGGGCTGGGGTGAGACGCCACTGAGTGTGCAGTGGGTCTGGCCCAGTCGCCTCTCTTACGAACACCGCCACGAGACGCTCAAGCGTTTCTGCGTCCGGCTGACCGAGGCGTGGGCTCAATCCTACTACTCCGGCCACCCCATCCTCATCGGGCATGCCTTCATGGAACGTAGGCTGCCCGAGCTGCTTGGGCAAGTAAACCGAGAGCGCGGGCCGGACGTCGAGCCGATGCCCTGGCTGGCGGCCCTGGTGTGCTGCTCCGCATTCGACCTTGCCTTGCACGACGCTTTCGGTCGGTGCGTTCAACGGCCGATCTACCGCACCTACACCCGGGATTTCATGAGCAAGGACCTGGCCGCTTTCCTCTCCCCGGCCAAAGGCTCGGCGGTCAACTTCGAAGGCCGCTATCCGTGCGACTACCTGGCGGCCGAGGCCCCCGATAGAATCTTTGCCTGGCATCTGGTCGGCGGACTCGATCCGCTCGATGAGTCCGAGTTGACCGGCGCCGAACCGAAGGACGGCTACCCCGTTCTCCTGCCCGACTGGATCCATCGCGATGGTCTCAGGTTCTTGAAGGTTAAACTCCGCGGCAATGACGCGGGGTGGGACTATGAACGCCTGGTGCGCGTCGGCCGGCTTGCAGTCGAGCACGGTGTCGAATCCCTGAGCGCAGACTTCAACTGTACGGTGACCGACCCGGCCTACGTGAGCGAGATTCTCGACCGACTCAAGGCCGAGCACCGCCGGATCTTGGACATGATCCTGTATGTCGAGCAACCATTCCCGTACGACCTCGAAGCTCACCAGATCGACGTTCACAGCGTCTCGGCCCGCAAGCCGCTGTTTATGGACGAGAGCGCCCACGACTGGCGACTGGTCAAGCTGGGCCGCGAGCTCGGCTGGACCGGCGTGGCCCTCAAGACATGCAAGACGCAGACCGGGGCCGTCCTCAGCGCCTGCTGGGCGAAGGCCCATGGCATGGCCCTCATGGTGCAGGACCTGACCAACCCCATGCTGGCCCAGATCCCTCACGTCCTTCTGGCCGGGCACGTGGGTACGATCGCGGGCGTCGAAACCAACGCCATGCAGTTCTACCCGGATGCGTCCCGGCCGGAAGAAGCGGTCCACCCGGGGCTGTATCGCCGTCGCCAGGGGCAGCTGTCGCTGAGTTCGGTTCGAGGCACGGGCTTTGGCTACCGGCTGGATGAGATCCGGCGCGAGCTTCCGTCCCCGGTGGCCCTGGCCACAATCGAATAGGACGTCGGCGGGCAACGGTCATTCGTGCCGGTACTTGATGATCCAGGGATCTTTGGTCTCTTCCTGCCAGGCCCGCAATCTGGCCCGGAGCTCCTTGAGCGCGTCGGCGTGGACGGGATCGGCAGCCAGATTGTGAATCTCGTCCGGATCTTTGGCCAGGTCGTACAGTTCCTCTTGCGGTCGATGAATCAGGGCTTGCACGCTTCGCTGACCGTACTGCTTGTCTGCGCGGCTCAGGACACCTTGCCAAGTGACCGAACCCCAGAGGTCCGAGGCAAAGGGGTATTCGAGTTCGTGGGCCAGGTTCAGAATGTACTTGTACTGCCGTGTGCGAATCATTCGCATGGGGTAGTACATGGTGACCTCGTGGAAAGTGTGCGAGCCATAGACGACATCCCAGCCGGCCGGATCGCTCTGACCGAGAATCGGCAGCAACGATCGCCCCGAGATCTCCTTGGGAACCTTGGCCTTGCCCCAGTCCAGGATGGTCGGGGCGATGTCCACCCAGCTCACCATGGCATGATTGCTCACCGCCTGGCCCTCCTGGTCCGGCGAGGAGATGATCAGCGGCAGGTGGATGCCGGGGTCGTACAGTGTGGTCTTGGCTCCCGGAAAAGGCGGACCATTGTCACTGATGTAGATCACCAGCGTGTCCTGGCGATGCCCCGTGGTCTCCACGGCGTCCAGAATCATGCCAACGCCCCGATCCATCCTGCTCACGGACTCGTAGTATTCGGCCAGTTCCGAGCGGCTGTCGGCGTTGTCGGGCAGCCAGGCGGGCACCCGGATGTCCTCCG comes from the Phycisphaerae bacterium genome and includes:
- a CDS encoding sulfatase, translating into MIRRLVSLLVVVLGVPVSAPAGLRNVVLMIGDDHGRQVCCYGDPVVKTPGLDRLATQGTRFTNGFAAVSSCSPSRSVILTGWFNHANGQYGLAHAVHNFHSLARVQSLPALLKAAGYRTAIVGKYHVEPPEVYPFDEQLPCLGGPRQVAAMADSARAFMARGSNQPFFLLVGFADPHRANKGFDNQTKHRGVQPVKYRPEDIRVPAWLPDNADSRSELAEYYESVSRMDRGVGMILDAVETTGHRQDTLVIYISDNGPPFPGAKTTLYDPGIHLPLIISSPDQEGQAVSNHAMVSWVDIAPTILDWGKAKVPKEISGRSLLPILGQSDPAGWDVVYGSHTFHEVTMYYPMRMIRTRQYKYILNLAHELEYPFASDLWGSVTWQGVLSRADKQYGQRSVQALIHRPQEELYDLAKDPDEIHNLAADPVHADALKELRARLRAWQEETKDPWIIKYRHE
- a CDS encoding mandelate racemase/muconate lactonizing enzyme family protein — its product is MSTRATDARCVAATLYLLPVQTRVPLKFGPETLTHVTCARVCLKVKDGRGHIAEGWGETPLSVQWVWPSRLSYEHRHETLKRFCVRLTEAWAQSYYSGHPILIGHAFMERRLPELLGQVNRERGPDVEPMPWLAALVCCSAFDLALHDAFGRCVQRPIYRTYTRDFMSKDLAAFLSPAKGSAVNFEGRYPCDYLAAEAPDRIFAWHLVGGLDPLDESELTGAEPKDGYPVLLPDWIHRDGLRFLKVKLRGNDAGWDYERLVRVGRLAVEHGVESLSADFNCTVTDPAYVSEILDRLKAEHRRILDMILYVEQPFPYDLEAHQIDVHSVSARKPLFMDESAHDWRLVKLGRELGWTGVALKTCKTQTGAVLSACWAKAHGMALMVQDLTNPMLAQIPHVLLAGHVGTIAGVETNAMQFYPDASRPEEAVHPGLYRRRQGQLSLSSVRGTGFGYRLDEIRRELPSPVALATIE